In Phragmites australis chromosome 24, lpPhrAust1.1, whole genome shotgun sequence, the following are encoded in one genomic region:
- the LOC133907434 gene encoding F-box/kelch-repeat protein SKIP11-like yields MDLCDKGEEGEDMALQGGDSCLAPTESQWAEGLLGGGGVGHKRRAPEDSVEEVQELDEADCCGGGKRSKPSSPQPHTPDIREAHAPCRRIVVAGGGGNLIGEIGRDLSISCLLRLSRSEYGSVASLSRDFRSLVRGGEIYRLRRQNNISEHWVYFSCNVLEWDAYDLYSERRISVPKMPPDECFMCSDKESLAVGTELLVFGMAHIVFRYSILTNSWTRGEVMNSPRCLFGSASIGEKAYVAGGTDSGGRILSSAELYNSETHRWTPLPSMNRARKNCSGVFMDGKFYVIGGVTNNNKVLTCGEEYDVQSRSWKVIENMSEGLNGVSGAPPLIAVVKNELYAADYSEKDVKKYDKQNNKWITLGKLPERSVSMNGWGLAFRACGERLIVIGGPRTSVGGTIELNSWVPDDKPPVWNLIARRPSGNFVYNCAVMGC; encoded by the coding sequence ATGGATCTCTGCGACaagggggaggagggggaggacaTGGCGCTGCAAGGCGGGGACTCCTGCCTCGCGCCCACGGAGTCGCAGTGGGCGGAGGGGCTCCTTGGCGGCGGTGGCGTTGGCCACAAGCGGCGCGCGCCGGAAGACTCCGTGGAGGAGGTCCAGGAGCTGGACGAGGCCGACTGCTGCGGCGGTGGCAAGCGCAGCAAGCCGTCGTCACCGCAGCCACACACCCCTGACATCCGTGAGGCGCATGCCCCCTGCCGCCGCATAGTGGTGGCCGGCGGTGGGGGTAACCTCATAGGGGAAATTGGCCGTGACCTGTCCATCAGCTGCCTCCTCCGGCTCTCCCGATCGGAGTACGGCTCTGTGGCGTCGCTGAGCAGGGATTTCCGGTCTCTGGTGCGTGGAGGGGAGATCTACCGGCTGCGGCGGCAGAATAACATCTCTGAGCACTGGGTATACTTCTCCTGCAATGTTTTGGAATGGGATGCATATGACCTGTACAGCGAGCGCAGGATCTCAGTGCCCAAGATGCCGCCTGATGAGTGCTTCATGTGCTCAGACAAAGAGTCGCTTGCTGTGGGTACCGAGCTGCTCGTGTTTGGGATGGCACACATTGTCTTCAGATACAGCATACTGACTAACTCTTGGACAAGAGGCGAAGTGATGAATTCGCCCCGGTGTCTGTTTGGGTCAGCAAGCATTGGGGAGAAGGCATATGTTGCTGGCGGCACTGATTCTGGTGGCAGGATACTCAGCTCAGCAGAGCTGTACAACTCTGAAACACATAGATGGACGCCCCTCCCAAGCATGAATAGGGCTCGGAAGAATTGCTCTGGGGTGTTCATGGATGGCAAGTTTTATGTTATAGGTggcgtgaccaacaacaacaaggTCTTGACCTGTGGTGAAGAGTATGACGTACAGAGCCGGTCTTGGAAGGTGATTGAGAACATGTCTGAAGGTCTCAATGGAGTGAGCGGTGCACCCCCACTTATTGCAGTTGTGAAGAATGAGCTGTATGCAGCTGATTACAGCGAGAAGGATGTGAAGAAGTACGACAAGCAGAATAATAAGTGGATCACGCTTGGTAAATTACCCGAGCGATCTGTGTCCATGAATGGCTGGGGTCTTGCATTCAGGGCATGTGGTGAGAGGCTGATTGTCATTGGTGGCCCAAGAACTTCTGTTGGGGGCACGATTGAGCTCAACTCGTGGGTTCCGGATGACAAGCCACCTGTGTGGAATTTGATTGCCAGACGACCATCTGGGAACTTTGTGTATAATTGCGCTGTGATGGGCTGCTGA